Proteins encoded within one genomic window of Oncorhynchus masou masou isolate Uvic2021 chromosome 1, UVic_Omas_1.1, whole genome shotgun sequence:
- the ccl19a.2 gene encoding C-C motif chemokine 19a.2: MAALLFIATICLGYAAAFSEVPVDCCLSTTDIRFPRHFKMVSYLLQTTDRGCDIDATVFITKTGARLCSPHPAESKWVADYVKRLERTISPRRAHSPQE, from the exons ATGGCAGCTCTTCTCTTCATTGCAACAATCTGCTTGGGCTATGCAGCAg catTCTCAGAGGTACCCGTGGACTGCTGTCTGTCAACCACTGACATCCGTTTCCCTCGCCACTTTAAGATGGTCTCCTACCTGCTGCAGACTACAGACAGAGGCTGTGACATCGATGCCACTGT GTTTATCACCAAGACAGGGGCGAGACTGTGCTCGCCCCATCCCGCAGAGAGCAAGTGGGTGGCAGACTACGTGAAACGTCTGGAGCGAACCATCTCCCCCCGGAGAGCACACTCACCTCAGGAGTAA
- the LOC135511497 gene encoding ubiquitin-conjugating enzyme E2 L3-like has translation MAASRRLHKELEEIRKSGMKNFRNIQVDESNILTWQGLIVPDNAPYDKGAFRIELIFPAEYPFKPPKITFKTKIYHPNIDEKGQVCLPVISAENWKPATKTDQVIQSLIALVNDPQPEHPLRADLAEEYSKDRKKFFKNAEEFTKKHGEKRPMD, from the exons ATGGCGGCGAGCAGGAGACTGCACAAG gAACTTGAAGAGATTCGCAAGTCTGGGATGAAAAACTTCAGAAACATTCAAGTGGATGAATCCAACATACTGACCTGGCAAGGTCTCATTGTCCCT GACAACGCTCCTTATGACAAGGGAGCTTTCAGGATTGAATTAATCTTCCCCGCCGAGTACCCCTTCAAGCCCCCCAAGATCACGTTCAAGACGAAGATCTACCACCCCAACATCGACGAGAAGGGAcaggtgtgtctgcctgtcattaGCGCAGAGAACTGGAAACCAGCAACCAAAACTGACCAAG TAATTCAGTCCCTGATTGCGTTGGTGAACGACCCCCAGCCAGAGCACCCCCTGAGGGCAGACCTAGCAGAAGAATACTCAAAGGACCGGAAAAAATTCTTTAAGAACGCAGAAGAGTTTACAAAGAAACATGGAGAAAAGAGACCAATGGACTGA